Part of the Candidatus Methylomirabilota bacterium genome, CGCTCGGCCACGACGCGCTCAAGACGGTCGGGCTTCCCGCGCTCCTGCTCCAGGACTCGGTCGGCCGGCTGCTCCAGCGCTTCCTCGGCGAGCTCGGCGTCAAGGTCGTCCCGCTCGCCGAGGCGGCGGCGGAGGCGGCCGCCGAGGGCGCGGCGAAGGCGCGCGAGACCTTCGACTGCCTGATCACGCCCATCGTCAAGCGGGCGGCCGAGGAGCGCGCCGAGTTCCACGCGCGCCTCCAGGCCGTCACCGAGGTGCTCCGCGTGCGCTGGGAGCAGCTGCCCAAGGTGAGCTTCCCGCTCGTGGACGGGCAGGGGCCGGTCTTCGAGCCGTTCGCGAAGATCGGGCTTCTCTTCACCAAGAACCTCGACCGGATCCGCGACGCCTACAAGACCGCGGGCGTCGCCGAGGGGCTCTGGGAAGCCGCGTAGACGAGACGCGCGCCGGCCTGGCCGCGGCTCGAGCGCTGGCTTCGCCGGCGCAACCGGTCTGTGAGCGCGGCCGTCGAGGGTGATCGGTGGGGGTGTCGGGGGGAGCGGCGTCGCTCCCCCCGACGTCGTTAGGGCGCCTTCGGCTCCTGGACGGAGGACGGCTTACGCGCGTGGCGCCGCCGCACGAACTCCTCGTTGAGCGGCACGCCCTTCTTGCAGAGCGGGCAGTCCTCCGGCTCGTAGGTCGGGAAGTCGCGGCTCACCAGGCTGAACACCGGGCGGTCGCCGACCTCGACCGAGGTGCGGCGCCAGAGGCAGCCGATCCCGATCACCTGCGCCCCGAGCTGCTCGACGAGGTCGACGAGGAGACCGAGCGTCGAGCCGGTGCTGACGAGGTCCTCCACGAGCAGGACCTTCGAGCCTCGCCGCACGAGGCGCTGGAACTCCACCGGCAGCGAGACCCGCCGCTTGCCCCCCGAGAGCCCCTTGGTGCCGTAGATCACGATCGGCCGCGACGGGTGCGCGCGGGCCACGCAGTGCGAGAGGATGAGCGCGCCGGGGCCCGTGGAGAGGACGACGTCGATCGGCCACGGGGCGAAGTGCTTGGCGATGACCGCGCCGAGGCCCTCCGTGAACGAGGGCTCGGTCGTCACGAGCGTCTTTTCGATGTACTCCATCGTGTGCTGGCCCGACGGCAGCAGCACGTGGTCGTTGGCGTGGTACGCGCCCGTGCGTTTCAGGATCTCGAGGTGGATCTTCTCGCGGACCTCGACCTCGACGGCGACCGGGTCCTTCCTGGGCGCGGCGCTCATCCGGTTCCTCCCGGGCGCATTATCGCATTTTATTGCTACACTCGGCGTATGCGCGTCCTCGCCGTGGAAACCTCGACGCTCGCCGGCGGCGCCGCGCTCCTCGACGGCGACCGCGTCGTCGGGCAGTACCTGCTCGACGTCGGCGCCACGCACTCCGAGCGCCTCATGGTCGCGGTGGACCGTCTCCTCGGCGACGCGGGCTGGACGCCGGCGCGCCTCGAGGGGCTCGCCGTCGCGGTCGGCCCGGGGTCGTTCACCGGCCTCCGGCTCGGGATCAGCACCGTGAAGGGGCTCGCGCTCGCCCTCGGGATCCCGATCGCCGCGGTGCCCACGCTCGACGCGATGGCCGCGTCGCTCCCGTTCGCGGCCCTGCCGGTCTGCCCCGTGCTCGACGCACGCAAGCACGAGGTCTACGCCTCGCGCTACCGCTGGGACGGGCGCGCCATGCGGCGCGAGTGGGAGTACCTCGCCCTGGCGCCCGCGGAGCTCGCGCGGCGGCTCGACGAGCCGACGGTGCTCCTCGGCGACGCGGCCCGCGCCATCGTCTCGCCCCACGCGCGCCCGGCGCCGCCCACCCATCAGGCGCCGTCGCCCGCCTGCGTCGGGTTCCTGGGCGCGGCCCGCCTCCGGGCCGGTGAGACCGTGGCGCCCGCCGACCTCGTCCCGATCTACCTCCGGCCCTCCGAGGCGGAGCTGAAGCGCCGTGCCGCCGCGGTCCGTTGACCGGATGGGCCCCGAGGACCTCGACGAGGTCCTCGCCATCGAGCGCGCGTCGTTCTCCATGCCCTGGTCGCGCGGCGCGTTCCTCTACGAGATGCAGCAGAACCGCGTCGCCCGCTGCTGGGTCATGCGGGAGGACGGCCGCGTGATCGGCTACCTCTGTCTCTGGGAGATCGCCGACGAGCTCCACATCACCAACATCGCGGTCCACCCGACGCGGCGCCGCCAGGGGGTCGGGCGGGTGCTGCTCCAGGGCGTCCTCGAGGACGCGCGCGAGCGGCGGCTCCGGCTCGTCGTGCTCGAAGTGCGGCCGAGCAACACGGAGGCCCGCACCCTCTACGAGGGCTTCGGCTTCCGGGTGATCGGCCGCCGGCGCGGCTACTACTACGACACCGGCGAGGACGCCCTCGTCATGGAGGCCGACCTCCAGACCTCGCAGCCGGGAACCCGGACGTAGCGTCGATCGTTTGTGCTACAAGCCGGTGCTGCCATTCCGAGCGACGGCGAAAGGAGACGCAATGACGCGGGCGAAACGACTGGTCAGCCTCGTCGGGTTGGTGACCCTCCTGGAGCCGCTGGTCGGGGCGGGCGTCTACGGCTACGTGGGAGGGCCCGTGCGCAACGTCACGGACCTCGCGCCCACCTGCGCGAGTTGCCATTCGTCGTTCTCGAGAGATCAGCTCCGGAACGAGCCGGAGGCGTTTGCGGCCGGGCAGGTCAAGGAGGTCAAGCACTACAAGGCGATCGAAGACGGGATCGGCCCGTACCAGCAGATGGCCCCCGCCGACCGCCAGAAGCTCCTGGCCGATGTGAAGACGATGGACGAGAACGCGTCGCTCACGCTGCACGCGCCGACCAGCCTGCGGCCCGGCCAGGAGGCGCAGATCACGGTGAACGTGAGGGGCGGCCAGGGCGTCGTGGGCGTATTCCTGATCGACACCGACCTCCGCTTCCAGGCGCGGCCGCTCCAGGGCGAGGGCTGGGTCATCGTCGGCG contains:
- a CDS encoding phosphoribosyltransferase family protein, encoding MSAAPRKDPVAVEVEVREKIHLEILKRTGAYHANDHVLLPSGQHTMEYIEKTLVTTEPSFTEGLGAVIAKHFAPWPIDVVLSTGPGALILSHCVARAHPSRPIVIYGTKGLSGGKRRVSLPVEFQRLVRRGSKVLLVEDLVSTGSTLGLLVDLVEQLGAQVIGIGCLWRRTSVEVGDRPVFSLVSRDFPTYEPEDCPLCKKGVPLNEEFVRRRHARKPSSVQEPKAP
- the tsaB gene encoding tRNA (adenosine(37)-N6)-threonylcarbamoyltransferase complex dimerization subunit type 1 TsaB; the protein is MRVLAVETSTLAGGAALLDGDRVVGQYLLDVGATHSERLMVAVDRLLGDAGWTPARLEGLAVAVGPGSFTGLRLGISTVKGLALALGIPIAAVPTLDAMAASLPFAALPVCPVLDARKHEVYASRYRWDGRAMRREWEYLALAPAELARRLDEPTVLLGDAARAIVSPHARPAPPTHQAPSPACVGFLGAARLRAGETVAPADLVPIYLRPSEAELKRRAAAVR
- the rimI gene encoding ribosomal protein S18-alanine N-acetyltransferase is translated as MGPEDLDEVLAIERASFSMPWSRGAFLYEMQQNRVARCWVMREDGRVIGYLCLWEIADELHITNIAVHPTRRRQGVGRVLLQGVLEDARERRLRLVVLEVRPSNTEARTLYEGFGFRVIGRRRGYYYDTGEDALVMEADLQTSQPGTRT